The following are encoded in a window of Manihot esculenta cultivar AM560-2 chromosome 8, M.esculenta_v8, whole genome shotgun sequence genomic DNA:
- the LOC110621086 gene encoding cysteine-rich receptor-like protein kinase 3 produces the protein MFAVSCLLDFKKFPYQPAGECLGYQEKVQVLGSLSTTLCCRNVLNVLTKTLASHVATTKSDYVFIPQDQWMNCNGAFHKQDSVSPHSCRFDSLYSGKSKCSNFSLSSIKEDFHYQNALATCSDFNSSFDDVCSNCTAAILAATDSLTEKLEAEERATCAIATVIYIAAAKIDDPSFVDNFYRCLPALDAFDVGYDKIKHSTVKAVIAIFMAVVALMLVLLLTLYVTKSRSKSKCRKPNAEMKAWSGLYRFSKAEIENAINYGNEKKSLGRGSAGQVYKGVLPSGQVVAIKHIHQSSTTDSFQREVEGLSRVRHPNLVCLFGCCIEGGDRYLVYEYCSAGNLARHLLRKDAVLTWETRVKILRDCALGLRYLHHYIDGCIVHRDIKLTNILLTETLEPKLSDFGLAKMLGMEESKVFTDVRGTIGYMDPEYMSNAKLTCASDIYSFGIVILQLLSGQKVIELDLDARDQLTRKAKDVCLGKRPVKDFEDPRLGGKLNRADFEAILQIAVLCVAKSSKGRPTVDVVFEEIDKAWKNTVIDMKARQDTSTSETPMSRSLEVIPV, from the exons ATGTTTGCAGTTTCCTGCTTATTAGACTTCAAGAAATTTCCTTACCAGCCAGCTGGCGAGTGCCTGGGATATCAGGAGAAGGTTCAGGTTTTGGGTAGCCTGAGCACGACACTTTGCTGTCGTAACGTGCTCAATGTCCTGACCAAAACTTTAGCTTCGCATGTAGCCACCACGAAGAGTGATTATGTGTTCATTCCACAGGATCAATGGATGAACTGCAACGGTGCCTTTCATAAACAAGATTCAGTTTCGCCACATTCATGCAGATTTGATAGTCTCTACAGTGGAAAAAGCAAATGTTCAAATTTTTCCTTGTCATCAATTAAGGAGGATTTTCATTACCAGAATGCCTTGGCAACATGCTCCGATTTTAACTCTTCCTTCGATGATGTCTGCTCTAATTGCACCGCAGCAATACTGGCTGCAACGGATAGTCTAACGGAAAAATTAGAAGCAGAGGAAAGGGCCACATGCGCAATAGCAACTGTCATTTATATTGCAGCTGCAAAAATCGATGATCCATCTTTCGTGGACAATTTCTATCGGTGTTTGCCTGCCTTAGATGCATTCG ATGTGGGTTATGACAAAATCAAGC ATAGTACTGTCAAGGCAGTAATTGCAATCTTCATGGCGGTTGTGGCATTGATGCTAGTGCTTCTTCTTACTTTGTATGTGACCAAGAGCAGAAGCAAGAGTAAGTGTCGTAAACCTAATGCAGAGATGAAGGCATGGTCTGGTCTCTACAGATTCTCCAAGGCTGAGATTGAAAATGCTATAAACTACGGGAATGAGAAAAAAAGCTTGGGAAGAGGAAGTGCAGGCCAAGTTTACAAGGGTGTTTTGCCTAGTGGACAAGTTGTGGCCATTAAACACATACATCAAAGCAGCACAACTGATTCTTTCCAACGCGAAGTTGAAGGTCTTTCAAGAGTTAGACATCCAAATCTTGTTTGTCTTTTCGGTTGCTGCATTGAAGGAGGTGACAGATATCTGGTCTATGAATATTGTTCAGCTGGGAATTTAGCTCGACATCTCCTCA GAAAGGACGCTGTTTTAACATGGGAAACAAGAGTGAAGATCCTGAGAGACTGTGCACTTGGATTGAGATACCTCCATCATTACATAGATGGCTGCATTGTTCATAGAGATATCAAG CTTACAAATATCCTCTTGACAGAGACTTTGGAGCCAAAACTCTCTGATTTTGGGTTGGCAAAGATGTTGGGAATGGAAGAGAGCAAAGTATTTACTGATGTTAGAGGAACCATAGGCTATATGGATCCTGAATACATGAGCAATGCCAAGCTCACCTGTGCCAGTGACATCTATAGTTTTGGTATAGTTATTCTCCAACTCCTGTCAGGGCAGAAAGTCATTGAATTGGACCTTGATGCCAGAGACCAACTCACCAGAAAG GCAAaggatgtatgtttgggaaAGCGTCCAGTAAAAGATTTTGAAGATCCAAGGTTAGGTGGGAAGCTCAACAGAGCAGATTTTGAAGCTATCTTGCAGATTGCAGTCCTGTGTGTTGCAAAATCCAGCAAAGGTCGTCCGACCGTGGATGTTGTCTTCGAAGAGATAGACAAAGCTTGGAAAAATACAGTCATTGACATG AAAGCAAGGCAAGACACAAGCACATCAGAAACACCCATGTCCAGGTCCTTGGAGGTGATTCCAGTGTAA
- the LOC110621088 gene encoding syntaxin-related protein KNOLLE: MNDLMTKSFTSYVDLKKEAMKDLEAGPDADLEMQNATNTMDRNLSLFLEEAETAKKEMESIREILVRLQESNEESKSLHKPESLKSLRNKINTDIVTVLKKARAIKSQLEEMDRANAANKRLSGYKEGTPIYRTRLAVTNGLRKKLKDLMMDFQGLRQKMMTEHKETVERRYFTVTGEYPDEEIIDKIISDENGGEEFLKRAVQEHGKGRVLETVVEIQDRHDAAKEIEKSLLELHQVFLDMAVMVEAQGEQLDDIEHHVLNASHYVKDGAKELKSAKDYQRSSRKWMCIGIILLLLIILVIVIPVATSFSHS, encoded by the coding sequence ATGAATGATCTGATGACCAAATCCTTCACCAGCTATGTGGACCTGAAGAAAGAGGCCATGAAAGACCTGGAAGCTGGTCCTGACGCTGATCTAGAGATGCAAAACGCAACAAACACCATGGATCGTAACCTCAGCCTATTCCTTGAAGAAGCTGAGACTGCTAAGAAAGAAATGGAATCAATCCGCGAGATTCTAGTTCGTCTCCAAGAATCCAATGAAGAAAGTAAATCCCTACACAAACCAGAGTCCTTAAAATCATTGCGCAACAAGATAAACACAGACATTGTCACTGTCCTCAAAAAGGCAAGAGCCATCAAATCCCAGCTAGAAGAAATGGACCGCGCCAACGCAGCAAACAAACGCCTCTCTGGGTATAAAGAAGGAACCCCAATTTACAGAACTAGACTTGCCGTCACCAATGGTCTGCGAAAGAAGTTGAAGGATCTCATGATGGATTTCCAGGGGTTAAGGCAGAAAATGATGACTGAGCACAAAGAAACTGTAGAGAGGAGATATTTCACAGTGACTGGAGAGTACCCAGATGAAGAGATCATTGACAAGATAATCTCTGATGAAAATGGAGGTGAAGAGTTCTTAAAACGAGCAGTACAAGAGCATGGAAAAGGGAGAGTATTAGAGACAGTGGTGGAGATACAAGACAGGCATGATGCAGCAAAAGAGATAGAGAAGAGCTTGTTGGAGCTGCACCAGGTGTTTTTGGACATGGCAGTAATGGTGGAGGCACAAGGTGAGCAGTTGGATGATATTGAGCACCATGTGTTGAATGCTAGCCACTATGTGAAGGATGGAGCCAAAGAGCTCAAGAGTGCTAAAGATTACCAGAGGAGCAGCAGGAAGTGGATGTGCATTGGGATTATACTTTTGTTGTTAATAATTCTTGTGATTGTGATTCCTGTTGCTACTAGCTTCAGCCATTCTTGA